Below is a window of Agathobacter rectalis ATCC 33656 DNA.
AATAGTTGACGTGCACAGACTGATAGGCTGTGGCTAAATCGTAAAAGCCACTGTTTATCAGTCTTTCTTTATTCAGCGCCCAAATCACAGCTTTGTTATTGCTGATATACCAATACTTTCTGCGACTGTTTGCTATTGTTGACGCATAGTGTTCTGGGATTCCAAGTTTGACTAGATTTTTATATTTCGTTCTAGGTTTCTTCCACTGTTTCCATATACACATGCGTATTCTGTGATAGAGCCATCCGTTGATGTCATCTATGTTGCTCTTCATACTTGCAATTCCGTAGTAGTTAAGCCATCCCCTTGCATATACTTTGATTTTCTCAAGGCTTGGCTTGATTGACTGACATCGCTTACGGGAAGATAACTCCTTCAGTCTGGACTTAAACTTCTTCCATGACTTCGGATGAACTCGGACATATATGCCTTTTCCGTTCCTTCCCAATGCAAAGCCAAGGAATTTAAAATTTCGGATTGCAAACACGCTGACTGTACGGCTCTTTTCTCGGTTGACTGTAAGTTTCAGCCTCTCCTCAAGATATTTTGTACTGCTTTCCAAGAGTCTCTCTGATGCTCGCTTGCTCTTTGCAAGAAGCACGATGTCATCTGCATATCTTATGCATGGAACACCTCTTTTCAGGTATTCCTGGTCGAACTCATTGAGGTAGATGTTTGCCAGCAATGGTGATAGATTTCCACCTTGTGGTGAGCCTTCCTCTGTGTCAATGACCACTCCGTTTTCCATTACACCGCTTTTCAGATAGCGCTTTATCAACTGTACTACACGTTCATCTTTTACATTCTTTCGTAGAAGATTGATGAGAATTTCGTGATTAAGAGTATCGAAGTACTTTGACAAGTCAAGGACTACAGCGAATGTATAGCCTTGTTCTGCATACTCCTTAACCTTAAGTATTGCATCTTTTGCACTTCTGTTCGGACGATAGCCATAGCTACCATCTGCAAACAGCGGTTCATAGATTGGCACTAACTGTTGGGTTATTGCCTGTTGAAGTGTACGGTCTATCACTGTTGGTATGCCAAGCTTTCGCACACCACCATCTGGTTTGGGAATTTCAACTCGTCTTACTGGAGACGGAGTATACTTTCCACGATAAATGCGGTCAGTTATCTCTTGTTGATGTTCCTTTAGATATGGAAGAGCCTCTTCAATGGTCATGCCATCAATTCCCGGCGCTCCCTTGTTTGCCTTAACTCTCTTATACGCTCTGTTAAAGTTGTCTTTATACAGTATCGTTTCCAAAAGTCTCGGCTGTGCACTGTCTCTTTCTTTCCATATCCGATTGAATGACCTGGACGCTTTCACATACCCTTCATGTTCCGCATTATCTCTTTGCGAACAGCCATTGTTTTCAATGTTTTCTGCCATAGACGGTCATTCCTCCTTTCTCGGTCATACTCAAGACTCCTACTGATTCGGTCCTTCACCTCTCGGCTACTATGACCTCTGCTGACTTCTATGCGTTCAGCATTGCTTTATGCAATGGTTACCTCTTTCAAGGCATACCGCACAGACCTCCCTAGGTACCACACGTTTCTTCCTCTCCATCCATCTGCCTCATTTATCATGCATGATTCCGTGTAGTTATTGGGCTTTAACATGGGTTGCTGTCTTACCCACATGCATGACCTCATATGAGATTTCTGTTCGTCAGACCAGAGATTTGCCCGTGAGTTGGTATATTCCTCACATCCAGCTTCCTTCAGATTCCATCTCACGATGGACACCCTTGCCTTCGGCTATATCCTTCCCACTACCGGGCGGATTCGGGACTTTAACCCGTTAGAAACGTGCGCCGCTAGGCGCACAACGCAGAAATGCCCCGGCATGGACGTCGGGGCAAGGAGAAACCGCGCCATGGACGGCGCGTTTCGACGGTTTCGTCAAGCATAGAAAACCTAAAAAGCATAATTCGTACAGTATCTTGGCAGCATAGCGTAGCGAACGAGAGAACGCCTCTGCTGCAGGGACAGTCACTCCGGCGGCTTACGCCCCGTATTTCTATAGCCCTATGCTATGCAAACTGGCTATTATAGAGATTCGCATAAAATCCGTCCGCTGCAAGCAGGCTCTCATGATTGCCCTGCTCTATAATCTTTCCGTCTTTCATAACAAGGATAATATCCGCTTCCCTGATGGTAGACAGACGATGAGCCACTATAAAGCTGGTTCTTCCCTGCATCATGGTAAGGAACGCTTTTTGAATCTTAATCTCTGTTCGTGTATCAATCGATGATGTAGCCTCATCCAATATCAGCATAGGCGGTAAGCAGAGCATAACTCTTGTGATGCATAATAGCTGCTTCTGTCCCTGTGACAGGCTGCCGCCGTCCTCACCGATTTCAGTGTCATAGCCCTTCGGCAGACGTCTGATAAAGCTGTGGGCATGAGATGCCTTTGCTGCTGCAATGATTTCCTCATCTGTGGCATCAGGCTTTCCCATTATGATATTGTCACGGATTGTGCCCTTCTTGAGCCATGTCTCCTGAAGCACCATACCATAGTTGTCACGAAGACTCTCGCGCGTGATTTTTCTGATATCATGTCCGCTCACCTTAATTGTTCCACTGTTTACATCATAAAATCTCATAAGCAGATTGATAATAGTCGTCTTTCCACAGCCTGTCGGACCTACGATAGCCACGCGCTGTCCAGGCTTTACATGGAGATTGAAATCCTCGATAAGCTTTTTATCCGGCACATATGAGAAATAAACATCCTCTATGTCCACACGTCCGTCAGCCTCTTCAAGTATTACCGCATCCGAAGCATCCGGTATCTCCTTTTTCTCCTCAATCAGCTCGAAGATACGAGCAGCACAGGCAAGTGCGTTCTGAAGCTCTGTGATGACACCTGATATCTCATTGAACGGCTTGGTGTACTGGTTGGCATATGATAAGAAGCATGAAAGCTGTCCTACTGTGATTCCGCCTGTGAGTGCACTCATGGCGCCGAAGATTCCGACTCCGGCATACACGAGACTGTTAACAAAACGTGTACTCGGATTTGTAAGACTCGAGAAAAATGTTGCCCGCAGTGAGCATTTCTGTAATCTGTCATTTATC
It encodes the following:
- the ltrA gene encoding group II intron reverse transcriptase/maturase, producing the protein MAENIENNGCSQRDNAEHEGYVKASRSFNRIWKERDSAQPRLLETILYKDNFNRAYKRVKANKGAPGIDGMTIEEALPYLKEHQQEITDRIYRGKYTPSPVRRVEIPKPDGGVRKLGIPTVIDRTLQQAITQQLVPIYEPLFADGSYGYRPNRSAKDAILKVKEYAEQGYTFAVVLDLSKYFDTLNHEILINLLRKNVKDERVVQLIKRYLKSGVMENGVVIDTEEGSPQGGNLSPLLANIYLNEFDQEYLKRGVPCIRYADDIVLLAKSKRASERLLESSTKYLEERLKLTVNREKSRTVSVFAIRNFKFLGFALGRNGKGIYVRVHPKSWKKFKSRLKELSSRKRCQSIKPSLEKIKVYARGWLNYYGIASMKSNIDDINGWLYHRIRMCIWKQWKKPRTKYKNLVKLGIPEHYASTIANSRRKYWYISNNKAVIWALNKERLINSGFYDLATAYQSVHVNY
- a CDS encoding ABC transporter ATP-binding protein translates to MAMDNAKMNKAGTIRKVLSYMKRYIPLLVISLALSVVTVALTLYFPILTGRAIDLIVGKGKVDFTAMTAILTRAAIIVVIAAAAQWLTNICNNRMTYNIVRDIRRDAFLNIEKMPLSYIDSHSHGDMVSRIIADVDTFSEGLLMGFTQLFTGIATIAGTLIFMLTIDVKISCIVVLITPLSLFVASFITKKTYSMFQLQTRTRGEQTALIDEIVGNEKVVQAFNHEDEALWQFDEINDRLQKCSLRATFFSSLTNPSTRFVNSLVYAGVGIFGAMSALTGGITVGQLSCFLSYANQYTKPFNEISGVITELQNALACAARIFELIEEKKEIPDASDAVILEEADGRVDIEDVYFSYVPDKKLIEDFNLHVKPGQRVAIVGPTGCGKTTIINLLMRFYDVNSGTIKVSGHDIRKITRESLRDNYGMVLQETWLKKGTIRDNIIMGKPDATDEEIIAAAKASHAHSFIRRLPKGYDTEIGEDGGSLSQGQKQLLCITRVMLCLPPMLILDEATSSIDTRTEIKIQKAFLTMMQGRTSFIVAHRLSTIREADIILVMKDGKIIEQGNHESLLAADGFYANLYNSQFA